The sequence AGCTCGCCGAGCTGGGCGAGGGCGAGCTGTTTGGCGAGATGTCGCTCGTCGAGACGGAGCTGACCTCCGCGTCGGTGCGCGCGGTTGGCAAGACCGAGTGCCTGGTGCTGCCCAAGTTCGCCATCGAGCAGATCATGAAGCACGACCGCGACTTCTCGCTGAAAATTTACCAGGCCTTCTGCAAGATCCTCTCGGAGCGCCTTCGCCGCACGACGCAGGATCTGTTCGAGGCGCGAAAGGGCCGGTAGGAGCCTGCCCGGTCGTGATCGGGGAAACCCGTCATTCTGAGCAAAGCGAAGAATCGGTTGGAGCCGGCTGGGACGCGATTCTTCGGGGCGAGCCCCTGAGAATGACAACATTGAGAGCGAATCCAGCAAGCCGGACTGTTCTGTATGATCAAGTGGGGACGTAGATCATGAACATCGAGTATCTCAACAAGATTCTGGCGGCGGGTGTGAACAACAACGCCTCGGACATCCATCTCAAAGTCGGCCGGGCGCCGATGTACCGCGTCAACGGCATGTTGCACGAGATCAAGGCGCCCAAGCTGACGCCCGAGGACACGCGCTCGGTCTCCGAGGCGCTGCTCAAGCAGAACCTCACGCCGATCAACGTCGACGACATCACCGAGTACGATTCCTCGTACACGCTGGAGGGAACCGGCCGGTTCCGCATGAACATCTACAAGCAGCGCGGCAACCACACGGTCATCCTGCGCGTCATCTCCATCGAGATTCCCAGCTTCGAGCAATTGGGCTTGCCGCCCTCGCTCCAGAAGATCGCCTCGATGGAGCGCGGCATGGTGCTGGTGACCGGCGTGACGGGCAGCGGCAAGTCGTCGACCCTCGCGGCGATCATCGACTACATCAACACGAACCGGAACGTGCACATCCTGACGCTTGAAGATCCCATCGAGTTCGTGCATCCAGACAAGAACTCCTCGGTGAGCCAGCGCGAGGTGGGGCAGGACTCCAAGAGCTTCTCGGCGGGCCTGCGCGCGGCGCTGCGCCAGGACCCCGACGTCATTCTGGTGGGCGAGATGCGCGACTTCGAGACCATCGACATCGCGCTCAAGGCCGCCGAGACCGGCCACCTGTTGCTCTCGACGGTTCACACCACCGATGCGCCCAGCACGATCAATCGCCTGGTAGCCGTCTTCCCGGCCGAGCAGCAGGCCGGCGCGCGGCTGCGCCTGGCGGAGAATCTCAAGGCGAGTATCTCCCAGCGGCTCATCCGCCGCGCCGACGGCAAGGGCCGCGTCGCCGCCGCCGAGATCATGATGAGCAGCATGTCCATTCAGGAGAGCATCCGCGAGCCCGGCAAGCTTAGCGAGATGCGCGGCCACATCGAACGCGGCTACTCCGACGGCACCACCCAGAGCTTCGACCAGCACCTCACGGATCTCTATCGCAAGGGAATCGTCACCCTCGAAGACGCCAAGGCCGCCGCATCGAGTCCCGCGGACTTCGAACGCGCGCTGAACATCGAGTAGGGCGGCTGCTGTTATAAGAACATTCCTGTCATCCCGAACGAACGTGAGGGATCTCGCAACGACGAATCAGCGTTGTCCCTTGTGCGGGCAACAGCCTTCGTATCTGCGAGATCCCTCACGTTCGTTCGGGATG comes from Chrysiogenia bacterium and encodes:
- a CDS encoding cyclic nucleotide-binding domain-containing protein, translated to MEKTDFLNVFEGLEGSELIQDTFLFEKLNFDEAAGLASQFELRAYEPGQTILEQNAIGESLYLVKSGKVAVIKSDGEHEQQLAELGEGELFGEMSLVETELTSASVRAVGKTECLVLPKFAIEQIMKHDRDFSLKIYQAFCKILSERLRRTTQDLFEARKGR
- a CDS encoding PilT/PilU family type 4a pilus ATPase is translated as MNIEYLNKILAAGVNNNASDIHLKVGRAPMYRVNGMLHEIKAPKLTPEDTRSVSEALLKQNLTPINVDDITEYDSSYTLEGTGRFRMNIYKQRGNHTVILRVISIEIPSFEQLGLPPSLQKIASMERGMVLVTGVTGSGKSSTLAAIIDYINTNRNVHILTLEDPIEFVHPDKNSSVSQREVGQDSKSFSAGLRAALRQDPDVILVGEMRDFETIDIALKAAETGHLLLSTVHTTDAPSTINRLVAVFPAEQQAGARLRLAENLKASISQRLIRRADGKGRVAAAEIMMSSMSIQESIREPGKLSEMRGHIERGYSDGTTQSFDQHLTDLYRKGIVTLEDAKAAASSPADFERALNIE